The Panulirus ornatus isolate Po-2019 chromosome 5, ASM3632096v1, whole genome shotgun sequence genome includes a window with the following:
- the LOC139748601 gene encoding glutamine-dependent NAD(+) synthetase-like, which translates to MESCVGMYICVCGRMYIHVYGGEDVRRIVSQADYVPRDRRELCGRLFHTVYMATENSSTETKSRAKLLSQQIGSYHIPIAIDSMVSTALGIFSAATGFIPKFRVHGGTVRENLALQNVQARLRMVLAYLFAQLMLWVRGRQGGLLVLGSANVDEALRGYMTKYDCSSADNNPIGGFSKADLKRFLLLAKDRLNVPVLGDILGAPPTAELEPLEEGSLVQTDEADMGMSYDELSTYGKLQKVECCGPYSMFGKLVHLWSDQCAPKEVAEKVKLFFRCYSINRHKMTVLTPAYHAETYSPDDHCFDHRQFLYNYRWVWQFKAIDKAVEKLDCGRDGDQVERSGSTCSNKGSRSSSFTRPSARSSNNSLTGFTGSESHRRGVEVAPGPVIQDAHSEQDCTNESKHIALNMIVPHYQDQKMESSKSSSSHLGPASEEDRKRRGSTSIFVNALGHSTQKASRCGDSASSTIQYLNNNIQM; encoded by the coding sequence atggaaagctgtgtaggtatgtatatttgcgtgtgtggacgtatgtatatacatgtgtatgggggggaagaTGTGAGGCGCATAGTATCCCAAGCTGACTATGTTCCTCGAGATCGTCGGGAGCTTTGTGGCAGACTTTTCCACACAGTCTACATGGCTACTGAGAACTCGTCAACAGAGACCAAATCTCGAGCAAAACTTCTTTCCCAGCAGATTGGAAGCTACCACATACCAATAGCAATTGACAGTATGGTATCAACAGCACTAGGCATCTTCAGTGCTGCCACAGGTTTCATCCCAAAGTTTAGAGTGCATGGAGGAACAGTTAGAGAAAACCTTGCCTTGCAGAACGTGCAAGCAAGACTTCGTATGGTGCTTGCCTATCTCTTTGCTCAGTTGATGCTCTGGGTTCGTGGAAGACAGGGTGGACTCTTGGTTTTAGGATCTGCAAATGTAGATGAGGCACTAAGGGGATACATGACTAAATATGACTGTAGTTCTGCTGATAATAATCCCATCGGTGGATTTTCCAAGGCTGACCTCAAGAGATTTCTGCTTCTAGCCAAAGACAGACTTAATGTTCCTGTACTAGGCGATATTCTAGGAGCGCCACCTACTGCAGAACTTGAACCACTTGAGGAGGGCTCACTTGTACAAACAGATGAAGCAGACATGGGCATGTCGTATGATGAACTGTCCACATATGGAAAGCTTCAAAAAGTTGAATGTTGTGGTCCATACTCCATGTTTGGCAAGCTAGTTCATCTTTGGTCTGATCAATGTGCACCTAAAGAGGTTGCAGAGAAAGTTAAGCTGTTCTTCCGTTGTTACAGTATTAACCGCCACAAGATGACTGTTTTGACTCCAGCATACCATGCTGAGACATATTCACCTGATGATCATTGCTTTGACCACCGACAGTTCCTGTACAACTACCGCTGGGTGTGGCAGTTTAAAGCTATAGATAAAGCAGTGGAAAAGTTAGATTGTGGAAGGGATGGAGATCAAGTTGAACGAAGTGGGTCTACATGTTCCAATAAAGGCAGTCGGTCGTCTTCCTTCACACGGCCTTCAGCGCGGTCatccaacaactcactcactggatttactggtagtgagtctcatcgtcgaggagtagaagtagcacctggacctgtcattcaagatgcacacagtgaacaagactgcacaaatgaaagtaaacatattgcattgaacatgatagtgccacactaccaagatcagaaaatggaaagtagtaaaagttcatcctctcatcttggacctgctagtgaggaagaccgaaaacgccgtggatctacatcaatctttgttaatgctcttggacacagtactcagaaagcaagtcgttgtggggattcagcttcttctaccattcagtaccttaataacaacatacaaatgtaa